In Mixophyes fleayi isolate aMixFle1 chromosome 4, aMixFle1.hap1, whole genome shotgun sequence, the following proteins share a genomic window:
- the LOC142150378 gene encoding olfactory receptor 5AP2-like, with protein MRRFIWQVVAETKEETVDMINVTQVRVFAFSGLTDNENLVPFLFVFFLLVYMVTIVGNVGMITVVHKTSKLHTPMYYFLSFLSMVDLCYSSVITPKMFFDLLSKKKSISINGCALQFFSFASLAVTEALLLSNMSYDRYIAICHPLHYVLVMTKKKCLCLVLLASCIGFLQSSVQTSCVFNLQFCGSNLIEHFYCDLLPLLRLSCSRTLPCDMIAVFFTCSCGIGSMLTILISYSLIVSSILCMKSAEGRQKAFSTCSSHLMCVFIFYGTIFFIYLRSPDSVFKKQDKVVSVFYTVVIPMLNPLIYSLRNQEVKMVIMDAVRKYK; from the exons ATGAGGAGGTTTATATGGCAGGTTGTAGCAGAGACTAAAG AGGAAACAGTGGACATGATAAATGTGACACAAGTGAGAGTCTTTGCGTTTTCCGGACTAACAGACAATGAAAACCTGGTCCCATTCCTCTTTGTATTCTTCTTGCTTGTTTATATGGTGACCATAGTTGGCAATGTCGGCATGATAACTGTTGTCCATAAGACCTCAAAACTGCACACTCCAATGTACTATTTCCTCAGTTTCCTCTCCATGGTGGACCTCTGTTACTCCTCAGTGATAACACCTAAAATGTTTTTTGACCTTTTGTCCAAGAAAAAGTCCATCTCCATCAATGGATGTGCTCTTCAGTTCTTCTCCTTTGCTTCCCTAGCAGTCACTGAGGCTCTCCTACTCTCAAACATGTCATATGATCGATATATTGCTATCTGCCATCCTCTCCATTATGTTTTAGTAATGACCAAGAAAAAATGTCTGTGTCTGGTTCTCCTTGCCTCATGTATTGGCTTCTTGCAGTCATCAGTGCAGACCAGCTGTGTTTTTAATCTACAATTTTGTGGTTCAAACCTTATTGAGCACTTCTATTGTGACCTCCTTCCGTTGCTCAGATTGTCCTGCTCTAGGACTCTCCCATGTGACATGATAGCTGTATTCTTCACTTGTTCATGTGGTATTGGTTCTATGTTGACAATCCTGATCTCATACTCTCTAATTGTTTCTTCCATTTTATGTATGAAATCTGCTGAGGGCAGGCAGAAAGCCTTCAGTACGTGTTCTTCACATCTCATGTGTGTGTTCATCTTCTATGGGACCATTTTCTTCATTTACTTACGCTCCCCTGACAGTGTCTTTAAGAAACAAGATAAGGTAGTCTCTGTCTTCTACACAGTAGTGATACCTATGTTAAATCCACTCATATACAGTCTGAGGAACCAAGAGGTGAAAATGGTCATTATGGATGCAGTCcgaaaatataaatga
- the LOC142150379 gene encoding natural cytotoxicity triggering receptor 3-like — protein sequence MGGVHILLLLGTLQGFQSQTIHVSQIPVIVTPEGSSVTLPCNYSISGAEDITIGSYRWYRHLVRTGPEVSDSNKDFTGRISREDFDEFIYNRSASITLHRVHVSDTGMYYCEVTFQHGGEISGHGTGTNLNVTGESLTPGLSFIKPNI from the exons atgggaggtgTGCACATACTGCTGctcctggggaccctgcaag GATTTCAGTCCCAGACAATCCACGTATCCCAGATCCCTGTAATAGTCACCCCAGAGGGCAGCTCGGTCACCTTACCATGTAACTACAGCATCAGTGGTGCAGAGGATATAACAATCGGCTCCTACAGGTGGTACAGACATCTGGTGAGGACTGGACCTGAGGTCTCTGATAGTAATAAGGATTTCACAGGCAGAATCTCCAGAGAGGACTTCGACGAATTCATCTATAACAGATCAGCCAGTATCACCCTGCACAGAGTACATGTCTCAGACACTGGGATGTATTACTGTGAAGTTACTTTCCAGCACGGTGGAGAAATATCAGGACACGGCACTGGGACAAACCTCAATGTGACAGGTGAGAGTCTGACTCCGGGGTTATCTTTTATAAAACCTAATATCTGA